From Actinomycetota bacterium:
GGCCGGCCCCGCTCGGCCGCGGCGGCCAGGACGGGGGCGACCCGGCGGTTGGCCAGCAGCAGCTCCCAGCCGAGGCCGTCGACGACCAGCAGGCAGGCCCGGCGCAGCGGCTCCACCCCGAGCGGGTTGGCGAACCCGGGCACGTCCAGGGCGGCCAGCAGCGACGGCAGCAGGTCGGCGAGGGAGGCCTCGCCGTAGCGGGGCAGCGGCGGGGCCGGGGCGCTCATAGCCAGCCAGCCTACTAAGGCCCAGCCGGCGACGTCTCTCTAGACTGGAGGGACAACTCGCGGAAGGCGGAGATGACATGGCAGAGGTGACGAGGACCGAGCAGGAGTGGCGGGAGCGGCTCAGCCCCGACCAGTACCGGGTGCTGCGCGAGAAGGGCACCGAGCCGCCGTTCACCGGCAAGTACACCTACTCCAAGGAGGAGGGCGTCTACCGCTGCGCGGCCTGCGGCAACGAGCTGTTCCGCTCCGACGCCAAATTCGACTCCGGCACCGGCTGGCCGAGCTTCACCGAGCCGGCCAACGCCACCGGGGTGGAGCTCCACCCCGACCACAGCCACGGCATGATCCGCACCGAGGTCACCTGCGCCCGCTGCGGCTCCCACCTGGGCCACGTGTTCCCCGACGGCCCCGCCCCGACCGGCCAGCGCTACTGCATCAACAGCCTGTCGCTGGACCTGGACGCCGGCGGGTCGTAACGCCGACGCTCCCTCCGGGGTCGGTTAGGATCGCCGTCCCCGGAGCAAGGGAGGAACCCAGGTTGGCGGAGGACCGCCCCGAGCAGCAGCAGCCGACCTACAACGTGCTCAAGACCTGGGCGTTCGACGACTGGGGCTTGTACGGCCGCGGGGACGAGCTGCTGGCCAGGGCGCTGGCCCGCCACCCGCGGGTGGGGCGGGTGTTCCACGTGCAGCCGCCGATCGACCCGGCCGAGCTGCGCACCCGCTTCCGCGACCCCCGCTGGGAGCAGGACATGGAGGGCCAGCTGCGCCGGCTCAAGGGGGTCACCGACGACGGGGTGTACCTGTTCGCCCCGACCAGCGAGCCCGACCGGCGCGAGGCCGCCCTGGACGCGACCGTGGCCATGCTGGAACGGGAACAGGCCTTCGCCCAGCCGCTGGTGATGCTGCACGGCCTGGCCCATCCCTTCGCCATCGACCTGGCCAGCCGCCTCGGCGGCCGCGGCGTGACCCGGGTGGCCCAGGTCCGCCGCGACGTCCGCGCCCCCTACCCGGTCGACGCCGACGAGCGCCAGGCCCTCGAGCACGTCTACAAGACCCAGCTGTCCGGGGCCGACCTGGTCTGGGCCGGCACCCGTGAGCTACGCGAGGAGTTCACCGCCCTCAACCCGCGGTCCGTGCTCCACCCGGTCGGGGCCGACCAGGGGCTGGCCGGGGGCACGCCCGCGGCCGAGCTGGCCGGGCTGCCCCGGCCGCTGATCATCTACGCCGGCTCGAACCGCGCCTACCTCAACGTCGGCCTGATCCGGGGCACCGCCGACCGGCTGCGGGAGGCGACCTTCGTGTTCGTGGGCCCGGCCGCCGACTTCCTCCAGCCGCTGGTCTCGGGCCTCCGCAACGTGCACGTGATCGGCCCCCGGCCCTACCGGCTGCTGCCCGACTACCTGGCCGCGGCCGACGTCGCCATCGCCCCCCACCAGGTGGCCCCGGCGACCCGGGCGGTCGTGCCCGAGAAGCTGTTCGGCTACCTGGCCGCCGGCCTGCCGGTGGTCACCACCGAGGTCGCCGGGGCCGAGGAGCTGCGCCGCCTGGTCTGGATCGCCAGGGACCCCTCCGAGTTCGCCCGGGCCATCCAGGGCGCCCTCAAGCGCGACCGGGAGCGCCGCCGTGCCCTGCGCCAGGCCGCCGTCGCCCCCCTGTCGTGGGACGCGATCGCCGCCCACACCGTGGCCAGCGTCGACGCCGTCCGGGCGGGCGCCGAGCTGCCGACCGCCCCCGAGCTGAAGCTCCCGGCCATCCCCGGGTTCCTGGCCCGCTGACCCGGCCCCGGAGCCCTGGCGTCCCTGCCCAACCGGAGCGGAGATGGCATGCTGGAGCTTCGCGACCAAGGAGCGCAGCGTGCCCGACGACCAGGGGCCTTCCGACCGGCCGGAGTGGCTGACCAAGGCCACCACCCCGACCACCTGCTACCGGCACCCGGA
This genomic window contains:
- a CDS encoding glycosyltransferase → MAEDRPEQQQPTYNVLKTWAFDDWGLYGRGDELLARALARHPRVGRVFHVQPPIDPAELRTRFRDPRWEQDMEGQLRRLKGVTDDGVYLFAPTSEPDRREAALDATVAMLEREQAFAQPLVMLHGLAHPFAIDLASRLGGRGVTRVAQVRRDVRAPYPVDADERQALEHVYKTQLSGADLVWAGTRELREEFTALNPRSVLHPVGADQGLAGGTPAAELAGLPRPLIIYAGSNRAYLNVGLIRGTADRLREATFVFVGPAADFLQPLVSGLRNVHVIGPRPYRLLPDYLAAADVAIAPHQVAPATRAVVPEKLFGYLAAGLPVVTTEVAGAEELRRLVWIARDPSEFARAIQGALKRDRERRRALRQAAVAPLSWDAIAAHTVASVDAVRAGAELPTAPELKLPAIPGFLAR
- the msrB gene encoding peptide-methionine (R)-S-oxide reductase MsrB, translated to MAEVTRTEQEWRERLSPDQYRVLREKGTEPPFTGKYTYSKEEGVYRCAACGNELFRSDAKFDSGTGWPSFTEPANATGVELHPDHSHGMIRTEVTCARCGSHLGHVFPDGPAPTGQRYCINSLSLDLDAGGS